The following coding sequences lie in one Niabella agricola genomic window:
- a CDS encoding toprim domain-containing protein yields the protein MKRFTTTDAKQIDLVDYLESLGHYPDSRIRRNPEYWYLSPLPGRSENTPSFKVDRRKGLWYDHGIGKGGSIVDLCMLYHSCSIPEALTRLQDFLSFHRNPLQNLSHSGNVPLPDKEKKIQVLSTGPIVSSALIAYLGQRKIPLGIARGYCRKVQYELNNRKYYAIGFANDAGGYELRNTHFKGSAAPKNISFLNNSANEISVFEGFFDFLTYAAIQKTAVNNTNILVLNSLAFLEKSRMLIEQHASVYLYLDRDNAGLKCTAQLVKENSKYKDHSLLYEGYADLNEWLTRQNRSLQKQGQAKNEIDETIHRVQKRSLGLGR from the coding sequence ATGAAACGCTTTACTACAACCGACGCAAAACAAATCGACCTAGTCGATTACCTGGAGTCTCTGGGTCACTATCCTGACTCCCGGATACGCCGCAACCCGGAATACTGGTATTTATCCCCACTGCCCGGCAGAAGTGAAAACACTCCTTCGTTTAAAGTTGACCGGAGAAAGGGCCTGTGGTATGATCATGGGATTGGCAAAGGGGGCAGTATTGTTGACCTCTGCATGTTGTATCACAGCTGTAGTATTCCGGAGGCATTGACCAGGTTGCAGGATTTTCTTTCTTTTCATCGCAATCCGTTGCAAAACTTATCGCATTCGGGTAATGTTCCGCTCCCTGATAAAGAGAAGAAAATCCAGGTGTTATCTACCGGCCCAATTGTGTCATCCGCGCTCATTGCTTATCTGGGGCAACGGAAAATACCGCTTGGAATAGCCCGGGGATATTGCCGGAAAGTACAATATGAGCTCAATAACAGAAAATATTACGCCATTGGTTTTGCTAATGATGCTGGGGGTTACGAGTTGCGCAATACGCATTTTAAAGGCAGCGCAGCACCCAAAAACATATCCTTTTTAAACAACAGCGCCAATGAAATCAGCGTTTTTGAAGGCTTCTTCGATTTTCTAACCTATGCTGCCATTCAAAAGACTGCCGTCAATAATACAAACATTTTAGTGCTCAACTCCCTGGCTTTTTTGGAAAAATCCCGCATGCTGATAGAGCAGCATGCTTCCGTTTATCTATACCTGGATCGTGATAACGCCGGGCTAAAATGTACGGCTCAGCTTGTAAAGGAAAATTCAAAATACAAAGATCACAGCCTGCTTTATGAGGGCTATGCGGACCTGAACGAATGGCTGACCCGGCAAAACCGCTCCTTACAGAAGCAGGGACAGGCAAAAAATGAAATTGATGAAACGATTCATCGTGTCCAAAAGCGGAGCTTAGGCCTTGGCAGGTAA